CACGTCTCCTGATTTCATCAGCACCCGGAGCTCGCGCGGTCCTTTTTCATCCCTGCGATCAAAGGCCCAGGCCTGGAGTTCATCGACCGGCCCGAGGAAAGCCAGTTGAAGGTACAGCGGGTGTGGAAGCAGGTCGCCCAGGCCCCCACCCGTGAGCTGAGATAACCAGGCTCGTTCGCTCGCGTGACCAGCCTGGTAGCTCTCCACGCCCACGAGATCACCGAGCACACCGTCTGCAACGAGCCGTCGGGCTTCGAGCATAACGGGGTCGAACAGCCGATTGTGATCAACGCAAAGCATTCGACCAGCCTTGTCGGCGGCGGCGACCATGCGGTCAACTTCTTCTACCGATACAGCGGCTGGCTTTTCCACGACCACGTGTACACCGGCCTCCAGCGCGATTACCGCGACATCGGCGTGGGTGTGCGGCGGCGTCAAGACGTGCACTACATCAAGTTCTTCCGCCGCGAGCATCGAACCCGCATCGGCGTATGTTCTCTGCACGTCAAAACGATCGGCTAGATCATTGGCGGCACCAAGATTGGCATCGGCGATCGCGACAACGTCGGCACCGGCTTTGCGAATGTAGGGTACGTGCACACCCGAGATGATGCCGGCTCCTACCAAGCCGACCCTGGTGCTGGGCGATCTCTCCATTGAATTTTTCGAGGGTATTTCAGCCCGCTCAGCGGACCGTTCACCGTTGCCGAGGTGGCCAACGGTAGAAACCTGCTATCCCGACTCGGCGATCTCCTTGCTACCTTCGTCCTCGCCTTCGAGGTCTACACGTTTACCGCCGAAACCGTACTGCCTGAGATAAACGAGATTGGAGTAAACCGGGTCGTCGACTTGAAGAGCCCCTCCCGAGAGCAAGCCCCGCAGCTGTTCAACGCCCTGTTGCACCGAGAACTTGGGTTTGAATTTCAAGACGTACTCGATCTTGTCAAAACTGACCTGGTAACTCCGCAGGTCATCGACCGCGGCTACGTGCTCCACCACGATGCCCAGGTCAGGGAGTGACGCGGCTACGATGTCGGCGGTCTCGCCGACGGTGTGATTCTGGGAGTTACCTCCAACGTTGAAGATCTCTCCCGACACTTCTTCGGGCGGGGCTTCTGCAGCCGTAAGAAAAGCTCTTGCCACATCCTGCACGTGCACGTGGGGCCGCCACGCTTCGCCGCCCATCACGGTTACCTTGCCACCCGAAAGCGCCCGCGCTGTCATGGTGTTGACCATCAGGTCCAGCCTCATCCTCGGCGAGGTACCAAAGACGGTACCAAGCCTCAGCGTCACCACTGAGCAATCTTCGAGTTCGGCGTTGAGTATTCCTTCCGAAACGATTCGGCTACGGGCGTAGAACGA
The DNA window shown above is from Candidatus Binatota bacterium and carries:
- a CDS encoding SDR family oxidoreductase, which codes for MTESNAGGGGVLSPGDMVLVTGGAGYVGSHLVRMLLAKGYRVRVLDCFLYGDAGLKECYSNPRLEVLRGDICNIRDLIRCMNGVRAVIALAALVGDGACDLDHEETLAINVESTKLLSQVVRLAPEVKRVVFASSCSVYGANEGLVLNEGSVLNPVSFYARSRIVSEGILNAELEDCSVVTLRLGTVFGTSPRMRLDLMVNTMTARALSGGKVTVMGGEAWRPHVHVQDVARAFLTAAEAPPEEVSGEIFNVGGNSQNHTVGETADIVAASLPDLGIVVEHVAAVDDLRSYQVSFDKIEYVLKFKPKFSVQQGVEQLRGLLSGGALQVDDPVYSNLVYLRQYGFGGKRVDLEGEDEGSKEIAESG
- a CDS encoding Gfo/Idh/MocA family oxidoreductase; its protein translation is MERSPSTRVGLVGAGIISGVHVPYIRKAGADVVAIADANLGAANDLADRFDVQRTYADAGSMLAAEELDVVHVLTPPHTHADVAVIALEAGVHVVVEKPAAVSVEEVDRMVAAADKAGRMLCVDHNRLFDPVMLEARRLVADGVLGDLVGVESYQAGHASERAWLSQLTGGGLGDLLPHPLYLQLAFLGPVDELQAWAFDRRDEKGPRELRVLMKSGDVSGALTISMNAHPQSNTLRLYGTRMTVDVNLNNMTIIRRVVRNVPKLIGKSLPNLEEAWQLFSQTGRSTVEFLTGKTRFYPGMGNLLARFYFAVNEGGESPVSVDEARAVVDVTQQIWAAIAKDGDGAGR